Proteins from a genomic interval of Treponema brennaborense DSM 12168:
- a CDS encoding glycoside hydrolase family 2 TIM barrel-domain containing protein: MNIPNVTPLWENPEIQELNRLPMRSPLLPFASITEAVADAYAGPEFRDFSANDYCLSLDGQWLFSFHAGPDEPIPVFPPENAAPITVPGTWSLQGYDKPHYTNVQMPFAELPPRAPKANPTGVYYKTVTFPAQWRERRVVLHIGSAESICMVYVNGEFVGAGKDSRLPSEFDITPFIHYDTQNDICIKVIRYSDASYVEDQDQWWFGGIHRSVYLYSTERQYIQDISAIPSHAAVQNDCTNTDRTASLTLHIALAGDLHAGTGIGNAPTDAEIRTAKYDTFDITCALYPFTLPSSAAEATEFARNVLPITQTVRSFTCNYRTNSCVAEIPLTILNPAEWSHETPALYVVAVSIHKDGRHLESTAFCTGFRSVTVAERELRINGRAIYIKGVNRHEHDEHTGKTLSVQSMLKDIQLLKRHNFNAVRTCHYPNDERWYELCDRYGIYLTDEANIENHCFYDQLCRDARWTYAYSSRIQRMVLRDKNHPSVIVWSLGNESGDGENHVACGAWIRRRDPSRPIHYEGFIRPERGQGAYTLDSLARGKGLTDIVAPMYPPISLITDYATYRDDDRPLIMCEYSHAMGNSNGSLADYWEAIESHRGLQGGYIWDWIDQGIAAVSETGVKFWKYGGDFADKPCDYDFCLNGLLFPDQTPKPALAECKHVFAPVRMRSVPGIPFRYAIQNKFDFTALDILELEWTVCCDGSVLERGITELPRTLPGRTTEITLPVTQSTMNEGTTYVHCDFRLKHKTPWADAGFIVSSAEHILRETLPVFTGAPSDAACLAFIESITPCLFRVPTENDGLKTYFDRYGDSESAFYWKDKAVNPWLELDLLHLRYEKTTENESDNDVLFAESGNLIAGNNACSAYRNRFLGTYSLRALREKRDSAPVRLDVSFDLDPALPELPRVGISVRIPADTARIEWFGSGPHESYADRKTGAFLGYYAGSPAELEVPYIVPQENGNRTGVRDIILKGSREPFGIRCGSPLQFSAERYSPENMLNARHTDELKDTISQSGFWTLHVDCAQRGVGSAACGPDTLEQYRVRPGRYEMTLYLHR, from the coding sequence ATGAACATACCGAACGTTACCCCGTTATGGGAAAATCCTGAAATACAGGAATTGAACCGGCTGCCCATGCGCAGTCCGCTGCTGCCGTTCGCTTCCATTACGGAAGCCGTAGCCGATGCGTATGCGGGTCCCGAATTCAGGGACTTTTCCGCGAATGACTATTGTCTCAGCTTGGACGGTCAATGGCTGTTTTCGTTTCATGCCGGCCCCGACGAACCGATTCCCGTATTTCCACCGGAAAACGCCGCGCCGATCACGGTGCCCGGAACCTGGTCGCTGCAAGGGTATGACAAACCTCATTATACCAACGTACAAATGCCGTTCGCCGAACTGCCTCCCCGCGCACCCAAAGCAAATCCGACCGGCGTTTATTATAAAACGGTTACATTTCCCGCTCAATGGCGAGAGCGCCGCGTCGTGCTGCATATCGGTTCCGCCGAAAGCATCTGCATGGTTTACGTTAACGGAGAATTCGTCGGTGCAGGAAAAGATTCCCGCTTGCCTAGTGAATTCGATATCACACCGTTCATCCATTACGACACCCAAAACGATATATGCATTAAAGTTATCCGGTACTCGGACGCCAGCTACGTAGAAGATCAGGATCAGTGGTGGTTCGGCGGCATACACCGCAGCGTGTATTTGTACAGTACCGAACGGCAATACATTCAGGATATAAGCGCTATCCCGTCGCACGCTGCGGTTCAAAACGACTGCACGAACACCGATCGTACGGCGTCGCTTACCCTGCACATCGCCCTTGCCGGAGATCTGCACGCGGGTACCGGCATAGGCAACGCGCCGACCGATGCGGAAATACGGACGGCAAAGTACGATACGTTCGACATAACCTGCGCATTGTATCCGTTCACGTTACCGTCGAGTGCGGCTGAAGCTACCGAGTTTGCACGGAACGTGCTCCCGATAACGCAGACGGTGCGGAGTTTCACCTGTAATTACCGCACCAATTCCTGCGTTGCTGAAATTCCGCTCACCATATTGAATCCGGCCGAATGGTCACACGAAACGCCCGCACTGTACGTCGTCGCCGTATCGATTCATAAAGACGGCCGCCATCTTGAAAGCACGGCGTTTTGTACCGGATTCCGAAGCGTTACCGTCGCGGAACGGGAACTGCGCATAAACGGACGGGCGATTTACATAAAAGGCGTAAATCGCCATGAACACGACGAACACACCGGCAAAACGCTTTCCGTACAGTCCATGCTGAAAGACATTCAGCTTCTGAAACGGCATAACTTCAACGCAGTCAGAACCTGCCACTATCCGAACGACGAACGGTGGTACGAATTGTGCGATAGATACGGTATTTATCTGACAGATGAAGCGAACATCGAAAATCATTGCTTTTACGATCAATTGTGCCGCGACGCTCGGTGGACGTATGCATACTCGAGCCGGATTCAACGCATGGTGCTGCGTGACAAAAATCATCCGAGTGTTATCGTCTGGTCGCTGGGAAACGAAAGCGGCGACGGTGAAAATCACGTCGCCTGCGGCGCCTGGATCCGGCGAAGGGATCCGTCACGTCCGATCCATTACGAAGGGTTTATTCGCCCGGAACGCGGACAGGGCGCTTACACACTCGACTCGCTCGCCCGCGGTAAAGGACTTACCGACATCGTTGCACCGATGTATCCGCCTATCAGCCTCATTACGGATTACGCAACGTATCGTGACGACGATCGACCGCTCATCATGTGCGAATATTCACACGCTATGGGGAATTCAAACGGCAGTTTAGCCGACTATTGGGAAGCGATAGAAAGTCATCGCGGATTGCAAGGCGGGTATATCTGGGACTGGATAGATCAGGGAATTGCCGCCGTTTCCGAAACCGGTGTAAAATTTTGGAAATACGGCGGCGATTTTGCAGATAAACCGTGTGATTACGACTTCTGTCTGAACGGACTATTGTTTCCCGACCAAACGCCGAAACCGGCGCTTGCCGAATGCAAACACGTATTCGCTCCGGTTCGTATGCGAAGCGTACCCGGAATTCCGTTCAGGTACGCGATTCAAAACAAATTCGACTTTACCGCTTTGGACATTCTTGAACTCGAATGGACAGTATGCTGCGACGGCTCGGTTCTCGAACGGGGAATCACCGAACTGCCCCGCACGTTGCCCGGCCGAACAACAGAAATAACGCTGCCGGTAACGCAAAGCACTATGAACGAAGGAACCACTTACGTGCACTGCGATTTCCGTCTGAAACATAAAACGCCTTGGGCAGACGCGGGTTTTATCGTTTCTTCCGCAGAACATATTCTCCGGGAAACGCTGCCGGTGTTTACGGGTGCACCGTCAGACGCCGCGTGTCTTGCCTTCATAGAATCAATTACCCCCTGTCTGTTCCGGGTTCCCACGGAAAACGACGGCCTCAAAACGTATTTCGACCGATACGGAGACAGCGAGTCCGCCTTTTACTGGAAAGACAAAGCCGTAAATCCGTGGCTCGAGCTCGACCTACTCCATCTGCGATATGAGAAAACGACGGAAAACGAGTCGGACAACGACGTTCTGTTTGCAGAATCGGGGAACCTGATCGCCGGAAATAACGCCTGCTCCGCGTATCGGAACAGATTTTTGGGAACCTATTCGCTTCGCGCGCTTCGGGAAAAAAGAGATTCGGCCCCCGTCCGACTCGACGTGTCGTTCGATCTGGATCCGGCACTTCCCGAACTGCCGCGCGTAGGTATTTCCGTACGGATACCCGCGGATACCGCGCGTATCGAATGGTTCGGTTCCGGTCCGCACGAATCCTACGCAGACAGAAAAACGGGAGCGTTTTTAGGATACTACGCCGGTAGTCCGGCGGAACTCGAAGTACCGTACATCGTACCGCAGGAAAACGGCAACCGTACGGGCGTACGCGACATTATCCTAAAAGGCAGCCGGGAACCGTTCGGCATACGCTGCGGTTCGCCGTTGCAATTCAGCGCCGAACGGTATTCACCGGAAAACATGCTGAACGCCCGGCATACCGACGAACTGAAAGACACCATTTCCCAAAGCGGCTTTTGGACGCTGCACGTCGACTGCGCACAACGCGGCGTAGGAAGCGCAGCGTGCGGGCCGGATACGCTCGAACAGTACCGCGTACGCCCGGGACGGTATGAAATGACGTTGTATCTGCACCGTTAA
- a CDS encoding aminopeptidase produces the protein MNSANDTRSIRNSARKTVRDVCAIKSGERVLIVTNRSLKNGAAQTYEISQAIYDECREAGAQPVLIVQPEKASLDSADPVVLAALKTEPDVFFSVSENKLGKDPEGIANPYIAEDGSKHDHIFDYLLYGKKSMRAVWTPGITLDMFARTVDIDYDELDGRCRELCARYEGVVSVHVTAPGGTDITVPVAGRKALTDDGSFRTAGSGGNVPAGEVFISPVVGKGSDRTGGENPADAGAPGGCSGRIVFDGSMSLNEGDIVIKTPITVEVRGGFAVSVSGGEEAAKLNATIAAAERSALDMEKVGILSAEQAAVYKRNARNIGELGIGLNPAARITGNMLEDEKAFGTCHFAIGSNYDGDAPSLIHLDGVVRDPVVTFRYADGGTYTVDVWR, from the coding sequence ATGAATTCAGCTAATGATACGCGTTCGATACGCAATTCCGCGCGCAAAACGGTGCGCGACGTGTGTGCGATAAAATCCGGCGAACGGGTTCTGATCGTTACGAACCGCTCCCTGAAAAACGGAGCGGCTCAAACGTATGAGATTTCGCAGGCGATTTACGACGAATGCCGAGAGGCCGGCGCTCAGCCCGTGCTGATCGTGCAGCCGGAAAAGGCTTCGCTTGATTCGGCGGATCCTGTGGTGCTTGCGGCGCTCAAGACCGAACCGGACGTGTTTTTTTCCGTCTCCGAAAATAAACTCGGCAAGGATCCCGAAGGAATCGCGAATCCGTATATTGCCGAAGACGGCTCGAAGCACGATCATATTTTCGATTATCTATTATATGGAAAGAAATCGATGCGGGCGGTTTGGACGCCGGGCATTACGCTCGATATGTTTGCGCGGACGGTCGATATCGATTATGACGAATTGGACGGACGGTGCAGGGAGCTGTGCGCCCGGTACGAGGGCGTCGTAAGCGTGCACGTTACGGCTCCCGGCGGAACCGATATAACGGTGCCCGTCGCCGGGCGTAAGGCGCTTACCGACGACGGTTCGTTCCGCACGGCGGGTTCCGGCGGAAACGTTCCCGCCGGAGAAGTGTTCATCAGTCCGGTTGTCGGAAAAGGTTCAGACCGCACCGGCGGCGAAAATCCCGCTGATGCCGGCGCACCCGGCGGCTGCAGCGGACGGATCGTGTTCGACGGTTCCATGTCGCTGAACGAAGGCGACATTGTCATAAAAACGCCGATTACGGTTGAAGTGCGCGGCGGGTTCGCCGTGTCCGTTTCCGGCGGTGAAGAAGCGGCGAAGCTGAACGCGACGATCGCCGCCGCGGAACGCTCCGCGCTCGATATGGAAAAAGTCGGAATACTGAGCGCCGAACAGGCGGCCGTGTATAAACGGAACGCGCGCAACATCGGCGAATTGGGGATCGGTTTGAATCCGGCCGCGCGGATCACCGGCAACATGCTGGAAGACGAAAAAGCGTTCGGTACGTGTCATTTTGCAATCGGCTCGAATTACGACGGAGACGCGCCGTCTCTGATTCATTTGGACGGCGTCGTGCGCGATCCGGTCGTCACGTTCCGGTATGCCGACGGCGGCACGTATACGGTGGACGTTTGGCGCTGA
- a CDS encoding FecR domain-containing protein, translated as MTRKKRNIRFKASDAVITVLCLLVLIASLFLFYKDITRIQTKRNEQAIATITFKYRTAQRKLNGRVIWDRLRQESPVYDGDTLRTAEQSEAMIHLKDGNVLNMDENTMIQIFYTETGAALVTNGGTISLDTTAGSAGFTIVTENGSRIETGTGATLSAQTAADGFAVQIQNGMALVASADGTVRTASNGTELRVSADGGISEPPLTVTAPLPNARILHFMQTPADGTDEETAAVPLLFSWKSNRPEPADSVLIELSYDPDFTRITESRTEAASGNAVFPCKSGTVYWRVTRIEANRTDGSRADTGTDTDGTAGNDTTENNAAAETDAAAAAPASVSGKAVLAAVPQPQPRYPPAGTVISYRTGNPVIRFAWDGSDWAAGYELEVSGSPEMTDPAVKQSVSGNSAVTADLAEGTWFWRVTPRYLTQNAAEAEPSPVTPFTIYKKEKLSAPVPVTPGDGSVITRRASEAESVKFAWKADPDAAAYTLTVAADPQSEQPVLELNTTDPYVSVPFSAETLDIGTWYWSVTQRDGESDVSEPSPAFRFSVEPRKIPDRLLLYPPENYTVQASSVSAVQFNWKTTDAQNECRLQFAQDETFSNPVIDTQINGQTADGVALAAGTWYWRICAADAETGDPLYSPARAVTVVPELDAPQPILPADGATVVAHNGNPVTFSWQPVIGAQHYTLRVYRTAATESAPANSALIANSALAANATVPADAEPIAEHRRITGTSVSLHLPAAEQPVSYTWSIEAAAEETENAAARTGRKTERTVSVRSPIPVTLSYPADNELIDGLQALRSPLRFTWTETDPAAQTVFILRRLLPGGITQTVLTRTDPARPLYLERLSAGTYQWTVEARTSDGADIRARKPRTFTVSAPERLSPAVLLQPEAGTVFGPAYFRTHRTLRFAWQSVPEATEYTFTLYRKTPDGTVADPLIRKTLSAEKTELTLRDMSILDAGTFIWNIDTNARAKDGYIERQGTSSQAEFTVDIALPGKILPETPGTLYGN; from the coding sequence TTGACGAGGAAGAAAAGAAATATCAGATTCAAGGCAAGTGACGCGGTCATAACGGTTCTCTGTCTGCTGGTACTGATCGCGAGTTTATTCCTGTTTTACAAGGATATCACCCGAATTCAGACGAAGCGCAACGAACAGGCCATCGCGACGATCACTTTCAAATATCGCACCGCCCAACGCAAACTGAACGGCCGCGTCATCTGGGACCGGCTGCGTCAGGAATCTCCCGTGTACGACGGAGACACGCTGCGCACTGCGGAACAATCTGAAGCGATGATTCACCTGAAAGACGGCAACGTCCTGAATATGGACGAAAACACGATGATTCAAATCTTCTATACCGAAACCGGCGCGGCGCTCGTTACGAACGGCGGAACCATTTCGCTCGACACAACCGCAGGCTCGGCCGGATTTACCATCGTTACCGAAAACGGTTCGCGCATAGAAACGGGAACCGGTGCGACGCTGAGCGCGCAGACCGCGGCGGACGGATTCGCCGTACAAATACAAAACGGAATGGCGCTCGTCGCTTCCGCCGACGGTACGGTGCGCACCGCCTCGAACGGCACCGAATTGCGCGTTTCCGCTGACGGCGGCATCAGCGAACCGCCGCTCACCGTTACCGCTCCGCTCCCGAACGCGCGTATCCTGCATTTTATGCAAACGCCGGCGGACGGAACGGACGAAGAAACTGCGGCCGTTCCGCTGCTTTTTTCATGGAAATCGAATAGGCCGGAACCTGCCGATTCGGTTCTGATAGAATTATCGTACGACCCCGATTTTACGCGAATTACCGAAAGCCGCACGGAAGCGGCCTCCGGCAATGCGGTTTTCCCGTGCAAAAGCGGAACCGTTTATTGGCGCGTTACGCGAATCGAGGCGAACCGAACGGACGGCAGCCGGGCCGATACCGGCACGGACACGGACGGCACGGCCGGAAACGACACAACTGAAAACAATGCCGCAGCCGAAACTGATGCCGCAGCCGCTGCACCCGCATCGGTTTCCGGCAAAGCGGTACTCGCCGCAGTTCCGCAGCCGCAGCCGCGCTATCCGCCGGCCGGAACCGTCATTTCATACCGAACGGGAAATCCCGTCATCCGCTTTGCCTGGGACGGCAGCGACTGGGCCGCCGGTTACGAATTGGAAGTATCGGGGTCTCCGGAAATGACCGATCCGGCCGTCAAACAGTCGGTTTCAGGCAATTCCGCCGTAACCGCAGATTTGGCGGAAGGCACTTGGTTTTGGCGCGTTACGCCGCGGTATCTTACGCAGAACGCCGCGGAGGCCGAACCGTCGCCCGTAACGCCGTTCACTATATATAAAAAAGAAAAGTTGTCCGCTCCCGTTCCCGTAACGCCCGGAGACGGAAGCGTCATCACCCGCCGCGCCTCTGAAGCGGAAAGCGTCAAATTCGCCTGGAAAGCGGATCCCGACGCCGCAGCCTATACGCTCACCGTAGCGGCGGATCCGCAGTCGGAACAGCCGGTACTTGAACTGAACACGACGGATCCGTACGTTTCGGTTCCGTTTTCGGCGGAAACGCTGGATATCGGCACCTGGTACTGGAGCGTAACGCAGCGCGACGGTGAAAGCGACGTTTCCGAACCGTCGCCGGCGTTCCGATTTTCGGTTGAACCGCGTAAAATTCCCGATCGGCTGCTGCTCTATCCGCCTGAAAACTATACCGTTCAGGCTTCCTCCGTTTCCGCAGTGCAATTCAACTGGAAAACGACGGACGCACAAAACGAATGCAGACTGCAATTCGCACAGGATGAGACGTTTTCAAATCCCGTTATCGATACGCAAATCAACGGACAGACGGCGGACGGCGTCGCGCTTGCCGCCGGAACCTGGTACTGGCGGATCTGTGCGGCGGACGCCGAAACGGGCGATCCGCTGTATTCGCCGGCACGAGCGGTTACCGTCGTACCCGAATTGGACGCGCCGCAGCCGATTTTACCCGCAGACGGGGCGACGGTCGTCGCACATAACGGAAATCCCGTTACGTTCAGCTGGCAGCCGGTGATCGGCGCACAGCATTACACACTCCGCGTGTACCGGACGGCGGCAACCGAAAGCGCACCGGCAAACTCCGCTTTGATTGCAAACTCCGCTTTGGCTGCAAACGCAACAGTCCCGGCAGACGCGGAACCGATCGCCGAACACCGCCGCATCACCGGCACCTCAGTCAGCCTGCATTTGCCTGCGGCGGAACAGCCGGTGTCGTACACGTGGAGCATTGAAGCCGCTGCGGAAGAAACGGAGAACGCGGCAGCCCGCACCGGCCGCAAAACGGAACGGACGGTCAGCGTCAGAAGCCCGATTCCCGTTACGCTCTCATACCCTGCCGATAACGAACTGATCGACGGCCTGCAAGCGCTCCGCTCGCCGCTGCGATTCACTTGGACAGAAACGGATCCCGCCGCACAGACCGTGTTCATCCTGCGGCGGCTGCTTCCCGGCGGCATCACGCAGACCGTACTCACCAGAACGGATCCCGCCCGTCCGCTGTATTTGGAACGGCTGAGCGCGGGAACGTATCAATGGACGGTGGAAGCACGCACGAGCGACGGCGCGGACATACGGGCGCGTAAACCGCGGACGTTCACCGTCTCCGCTCCCGAACGCCTTTCGCCGGCGGTACTGCTTCAGCCCGAAGCAGGGACCGTATTCGGCCCCGCGTACTTCCGCACGCATCGTACGCTGAGATTCGCATGGCAGAGCGTTCCCGAAGCAACCGAGTATACGTTCACCCTGTACCGTAAAACGCCCGACGGAACAGTCGCAGACCCGCTCATCAGGAAGACGCTTTCCGCCGAAAAAACGGAGCTGACGCTGCGCGACATGTCCATTCTTGACGCGGGCACTTTTATATGGAATATTGATACGAACGCCCGCGCAAAAGACGGCTATATTGAACGGCAAGGTACTTCGTCCCAAGCAGAATTTACCGTAGATATTGCGCTGCCGGGCAAAATATTACCCGAAACGCCCGGAACATTATATGGAAATTAA
- a CDS encoding adenylate/guanylate cyclase domain-containing protein, whose product MSAKLIGIISLIVVSALGLITMLVSHYVTNDVRISAEENNLAINRRTAAEAETRLQSIVTNVRTLLDITGRDGASAVPPEQAAVLFFERNQDIAAVAGTQQDVLINAVFAGIGKLTPTDVSAFLTGEKNRLAQAAAGTTALLNVSPYFSTPLIALLLPDPRDGEQHALVILFSPETLSETFGISSTNSSYLVNNEGRVIAHPDADLVLKAADLSAIPIVREMRENSYENRQLLYDDAAGESFFGAYRKLPAFADAGVITVVQASIVFESVKATTRRNIYLTIAVLAVSVAVIWFFSKTISTPVKALAAAAQEIKEGKFELNLKPHTKDELGLLTESFVSMGKGLAERERLKDTFGRFINKDIAEKAMRGELSLGGETKLTTIFFSDIRSFTAISEKLEPAEVVEFLNEYMTRMVDCVNRTGGVVDKFIGDAVMAVWGAPVSSGSPERDALNCVRTALLMRSVLIEFNKNRGGDKNPIIRIGCGINTGPVVAGQIGSTERMEYTVIGDAVNFASRTESLNKPLGTDILITENTYELIKDHILAEQMPAVTVKGKEQPVRIYAVVNMPEARDIPGAGADGPQSVREIRALLGIPEPNLNGVNLDEEEKKYQIQGK is encoded by the coding sequence ATCAGCGCAAAACTCATCGGCATCATATCGCTCATCGTCGTGAGCGCGCTCGGCCTCATCACGATGCTCGTTTCGCATTACGTTACGAACGACGTCCGCATTTCCGCCGAAGAAAACAACCTCGCCATAAACCGCCGCACCGCCGCCGAAGCGGAAACCCGGCTGCAATCCATCGTAACGAACGTCCGCACGCTGCTCGACATAACCGGCAGAGACGGCGCGTCAGCGGTTCCGCCGGAACAAGCCGCCGTGCTTTTTTTCGAGCGGAATCAGGATATAGCGGCGGTTGCCGGCACGCAGCAGGACGTACTGATAAACGCCGTTTTTGCCGGAATCGGAAAATTGACGCCGACGGACGTTTCCGCTTTTTTGACCGGAGAAAAGAACCGCCTGGCGCAGGCGGCGGCGGGAACGACGGCGCTTTTAAACGTTTCGCCGTATTTTTCAACACCGCTCATCGCACTGCTGCTTCCCGACCCGCGGGACGGCGAACAGCACGCGCTGGTCATTCTGTTTTCACCTGAAACGCTGAGCGAAACGTTCGGTATAAGTTCCACGAATTCCTCGTATTTGGTGAACAACGAAGGCCGCGTTATCGCACATCCCGACGCCGATCTTGTCCTGAAAGCGGCCGACTTATCCGCAATCCCTATCGTCCGCGAAATGCGTGAAAACAGTTACGAAAACCGCCAGCTGCTCTACGACGACGCTGCCGGAGAATCGTTTTTCGGCGCGTATCGGAAGCTGCCCGCGTTCGCCGATGCGGGCGTCATCACCGTCGTGCAGGCGTCCATCGTGTTCGAGTCGGTCAAAGCGACTACGCGGCGGAACATTTACCTGACGATTGCCGTATTGGCCGTGTCGGTAGCCGTCATTTGGTTTTTTTCAAAAACGATCAGCACGCCGGTCAAGGCGCTCGCCGCCGCCGCGCAGGAAATAAAAGAAGGCAAATTCGAGCTGAACTTAAAGCCGCATACGAAAGACGAACTCGGACTTTTGACCGAAAGTTTCGTCAGCATGGGCAAAGGACTTGCCGAACGGGAACGGCTGAAAGATACGTTCGGCAGATTCATCAATAAGGATATCGCCGAAAAGGCCATGCGCGGCGAACTGTCGCTCGGCGGAGAAACCAAACTGACCACCATCTTTTTTTCGGACATACGTTCGTTCACCGCCATATCGGAAAAACTGGAACCGGCGGAAGTCGTTGAATTCCTGAACGAATACATGACGCGCATGGTCGACTGCGTCAACCGAACCGGCGGCGTCGTAGATAAATTCATCGGCGACGCGGTTATGGCGGTTTGGGGCGCGCCCGTTTCTTCCGGCAGTCCCGAACGGGACGCGCTCAACTGCGTCCGCACGGCGCTCCTGATGCGCAGCGTGCTTATCGAGTTCAATAAAAACCGCGGCGGAGACAAAAATCCTATCATCAGAATCGGATGCGGCATAAACACCGGTCCGGTCGTTGCCGGACAGATCGGTTCAACGGAACGTATGGAATATACCGTTATCGGCGACGCGGTTAACTTCGCCTCCCGCACCGAATCGCTGAACAAACCGCTCGGCACGGATATCCTGATAACGGAAAACACGTATGAATTGATAAAAGACCATATTCTTGCCGAACAAATGCCGGCGGTTACGGTAAAGGGCAAGGAACAACCGGTCAGAATTTACGCGGTCGTCAATATGCCCGAAGCGCGGGACATTCCCGGCGCGGGCGCGGACGGCCCGCAGTCGGTGCGTGAAATCAGAGCCCTGCTCGGTATTCCCGAGCCGAATCTAAACGGAGTAAACCTTGACGAGGAAGAAAAGAAATATCAGATTCAAGGCAAGTGA
- a CDS encoding glycoside hydrolase — protein sequence MNIGVIGSIYIAQLMRTAGQQPHDGTAAVPFFTAEPAGGAFTAALNLSRAGYGVLFCGRIGGRQPCPAPAVVSTTATSAAQITSSVPAEPALAAEIPASPPKCDAVCADPYGGSLRSYLANAGVNCTHLSADPHAATGIITLLKEENGTRRFVHDGANGRVSIPDVALFFEHTDSLAEPLAALVVLPFGLSPQTVDFAVREATNRRIPLFPENEHCQTAEPGTTGLPLSDEGDLLKTTENEAESHVGILPPDVRKKISATVRLAMLADAASLAEKSAAAQSGVGGDDSWGAAVHPEFKISGQNTRTFEFDIMGF from the coding sequence ATGAATATCGGTGTAATAGGCAGTATCTACATTGCGCAATTGATGCGAACCGCGGGGCAGCAGCCGCACGACGGAACCGCAGCCGTACCGTTTTTTACGGCAGAACCGGCCGGCGGCGCGTTTACGGCGGCGCTCAACCTTTCACGTGCAGGATACGGCGTACTGTTTTGCGGCCGGATAGGCGGCAGACAACCCTGCCCCGCACCGGCAGTAGTATCGACAACGGCAACATCAGCGGCACAGATAACATCATCAGTACCGGCGGAACCGGCACTCGCAGCAGAAATCCCCGCTTCTCCGCCAAAATGCGATGCCGTCTGTGCCGATCCGTACGGCGGTTCGCTCCGTTCGTATCTTGCAAACGCGGGCGTAAACTGCACGCATTTGAGCGCCGACCCGCACGCCGCTACCGGAATAATCACGTTATTAAAGGAGGAAAACGGTACGCGACGCTTCGTACACGACGGCGCGAACGGCAGGGTAAGCATTCCGGACGTCGCCCTGTTTTTTGAACACACCGATTCGCTTGCGGAACCGCTCGCCGCCCTCGTCGTGCTGCCGTTCGGTTTGTCGCCGCAGACCGTCGACTTTGCCGTTCGGGAAGCGACGAACCGACGAATCCCCCTTTTTCCCGAAAACGAACACTGCCAAACGGCAGAACCCGGTACGACCGGACTTCCGCTGTCCGATGAAGGCGACTTGCTGAAAACAACCGAAAACGAGGCCGAATCGCACGTCGGGATTCTGCCGCCGGACGTTCGGAAAAAGATCTCCGCCACCGTTCGGCTCGCGATGTTAGCGGATGCAGCTTCGCTTGCCGAAAAATCCGCAGCGGCACAAAGCGGCGTCGGCGGAGACGACAGTTGGGGGGCGGCGGTTCACCCGGAATTCAAAATCTCCGGACAAAATACGCGAACGTTCGAGTTCGACATTATGGGCTTCTGA